The following coding sequences are from one Pseudomonas oryzae window:
- a CDS encoding NAD(P)H-dependent flavin oxidoreductase, with amino-acid sequence MSALLQTPLTEALGCRYPIVQTAMGWVADANLVIATTRAGGFGFLAGATIPAAALEGEIQKVIKATGGSNFGLNFHMFQENAAQCVDLAIQYRLRAVSYGRGPDKQTIARFKAAGVLCIPTVGALKHAQKAVELGADLITIQGGEGGGHTGGVPTTILLPQVLDAVKVPVIAAGGYSTGRGLASALAAGAAGIAMGTRFLMTSDSPTPRATLERYLKVNDPQRIRVTLAVDGMRHRMIDNPFINRLEGAGPFGRLRIALSSAWQWKQQTGMSLTHMLGVLRQALKEDPGAVSQTVMAANQPVLLQRSMVDGFPDEGILPSGQVAAAIGELQSCQQLIDEMVAEAERCLAALCARQAAAKAAPAIS; translated from the coding sequence ATGAGTGCCCTGCTGCAGACCCCGCTGACCGAGGCGCTCGGCTGCCGCTACCCGATCGTGCAGACCGCGATGGGCTGGGTGGCCGACGCCAACCTGGTGATCGCCACCACCCGCGCGGGCGGCTTCGGCTTCCTCGCCGGGGCGACCATCCCGGCCGCCGCGCTGGAAGGCGAGATCCAGAAGGTGATCAAGGCCACCGGCGGCAGCAACTTCGGCCTCAACTTCCACATGTTCCAGGAAAACGCCGCGCAGTGCGTGGATCTGGCGATCCAGTACCGCCTGCGGGCGGTGAGCTACGGCCGCGGTCCGGACAAGCAGACCATCGCCCGCTTCAAGGCCGCCGGCGTGCTGTGCATCCCCACCGTCGGCGCGCTCAAGCACGCGCAGAAGGCCGTGGAGCTGGGCGCCGATCTGATCACCATCCAGGGCGGCGAGGGCGGCGGCCACACCGGCGGCGTGCCGACCACCATCCTGCTGCCGCAGGTGCTCGATGCGGTGAAGGTGCCGGTGATCGCCGCCGGCGGCTACTCCACCGGCCGCGGCCTGGCCTCGGCGCTGGCCGCCGGCGCCGCCGGCATCGCCATGGGCACGCGTTTCCTGATGACCAGCGACTCGCCGACCCCGCGCGCCACCCTGGAGCGCTACCTCAAGGTCAACGACCCGCAGCGCATCCGCGTCACCCTGGCGGTGGACGGCATGCGCCACCGGATGATCGACAACCCGTTCATCAACCGCCTGGAAGGCGCCGGCCCCTTCGGCCGCCTGCGCATCGCCCTGTCCAGCGCCTGGCAGTGGAAGCAGCAGACCGGCATGAGCCTCACGCACATGCTCGGCGTGCTGCGCCAGGCGCTCAAGGAAGACCCGGGCGCGGTGTCGCAGACGGTGATGGCCGCCAACCAGCCGGTGCTGCTGCAGCGCTCGATGGTCGACGGTTTCCCCGACGAGGGCATCCTGCCCAGCGGCCAGGTGGCCGCCGCCATCGGCGAGCTGCAGAGCTGCCAGCAACTGATCGACGAGATGGTCGCCGAGGCCGAGCGCTGCCTGGCCGCGCTCTGCGCCCGCCAGGCCGCGGCGAAGGCCGCGCCGGCCATCTCCTGA